From the genome of Adhaeribacter pallidiroseus:
TGGCTTATAAAAGAAGCGGAGCCGTCTTCAAATTTAAAAAAAGTTGATTAAAACGTATAGCCTAGTTTATGGATGAGCAATTGCCAATCTAAGCCTTTGCGGTAGGCGACTTCAGAATATCCGGACTGAGCACCTACCAACTCATCCAATCTTTGCAGATAAGTTTGTACGTTATTTTGTAAAGTTTTATCCTGCAGCCAGGCGCCACTTGCCCGGCGTATGGTATGCCTAAAAATACGGTACACCTTGGGGTCGGCCAAGTCCTCGTTCTCGGAACGGGGCCATTCCTGCGGATTAATGTTGAAATACCAAATGGCTTCAATGGCTTTTTTTACGGAGGAGCCCCCCGGACTGGTGTAATTCCATAAATCTACTCCCGCGTTTTCGGCCAATACACAGAGCCGAAGCAGTAAATCCAGATTTTTCTGGCAATAGGTGGCTGGTTTAGCTCGCTTCATTTCTTTGGGCATTGTTCCCGCCGGAACCGGATACTCTTTTTCCTCTCCAGTTTTATCTTTTACTTTAAAAATGCCGTTCTCGGGTAGTATTTGCTCCGAAATTAATCCCAACTCCGTTTTACTATCTTTTAGGATGGCGTTTATTTCTTGCACCGCCCAAGCATTTTCACCAATAAACTGGGCATAACTTATCACCTGTAACTCGTACGCACAGCGAATATTGTTTTTAACGGTTTTAATTTCTTTCATCATTTGGTAATGATAAAAAGCTGCGCTGCCCTTAGGCGGCACTGTTTCGTAATGAGTGGTTAACCATTGCCAAAACTGACGAAACCATTCTTTCATGCCGGCGTCTACTTCCGGAGCAGCGATTAAGGCTGGTGATTCTTGCAATAATTGGTAACCATTTAATAACTCGGGTAATAATTCTGCATCAACAAAACCAATGCATCGGCCGTTGCCTTTATTAGCCCCCATAATAATCTGAGCGTATCTTAAATGCGGATTCATGCGGGTGATTGGATCGAGAAAAAAGGCGCGGAGTAAAGCAATGGCTTGAGCCGCATAAGCATCCTTCTTGGTAAAATAATATGCTAACCCTAAAAACTGAATATCGTGGCAGATGTCGTGCAGCAAAGAATGGTCCGGAATAGCCGTAGCTTCCGGATTGGGTTTTCCGTCATGCACGATATACGGTAATCCATCCGCTGAATTTAAATCAGGCCACCAATAAGTGGCGAGGCTTACATAATCATTCGGGGAATCGGTAGCTACCATGGGTTTCGTTATGGTCGAGCCATTTTCATCCAAGTAATTAAAAGTAGCCGGTTTAGGTGCTATTCCGTAGGGCGTTTTTTGCAATAAATTGCCATTTGCAATGATGGTTTCCAATCTTTCGACGGCTTTTTTTAAAAAATACTGGTTGGAGTGTCCCGATATTACTGCTTTATACAGATTTGCCTTGGTACTTAAAGACGAAAAAGACCAAGATAATGGGGGCTGACCATTCAGAAGAGTTCCCATGGAATTATCGGGGCCTGGTGCAACGGGCGGTGGTACCCGAGGATCATTATCAATATCTACCTGTAACAATAGTAAATCAAGGTCTGCTTCATATTCGGTTTGTAAATAAAAATCTTCATTCGGCGTTTCCGATTCTAAGTCGCAATAAGTGGAATTACTTGCTTGAGAATTACGGAGTTCCTCTGCGTTATTATCTATAGCGGGTAAATCTTGCGCGATCTGATCAGCGGAAATCATTTTAGGAGTAAAAGTACCTTTTCCCATATTGAACTAGTAAAAAGCGTTTGTTTTTATACAAGGTTAGCCTGATGGATTTACGTGCTTGTTATAGTGGTGTACAGCGTAGCCGTTTTAAATTCGTTTTTTAATTTGTATTAGATTTTCCCAACGAAATAGATTGGCTATTAACTGTTCGGCAACTAAAAAATAAATATAATTTTAAATTCTTGGTATATCATTAACCGTAAAGATTAAAATTATACAACCGAATGCTGATTTACTTCTAAATAGGTGTTTGTCTTGATCCGGGTAATTGTTTAGCTATAATTTAGAGCATTTTAGTTCTTTCATAAATTTCCGGCAATGTTTCGGCGGTAAATATAAATCCTCCGCAAAAAAAATTAATTTTGCGTTTATTCTTTATTTGTACTTGATTTTTTTACGCGCGAAATACCCAAAGAAAGCACCCCCATGTCGGAATACAACTTTAACCAGATAGAAAAAAAGTGGCAACAATACTGGAAACAACACCAAACTTTTAAAGTTACCATTGATGCAAACCGGCCAAAATACTATGTTCTGGATATGTTTCCGTATCCGTCCGGTGCCGGATTACACGTAGGGCATCCTTTAGGCTATATTGCTTCGGATATTGTAACCCGTTACAAGCGGATTAAAGGCTTTAACGTTTTGCACCCCATGGGTTTTGATGCTTTTGGCTTACCCGCGGAGCAGTACGCTATTCAAACGGGCCAGCACCCGGCAGTTACCACTGAGCAAAACATAAACCGCTATAAAGAACAATTAGCAAACCTGGGTTTTTCTTTCGACTGGAGCCGCGAAGTACGTACCTCCGACCCGCAGTATTATAAATGGACGCAATGGATTTTTTTAAAATTGTTTGATTCGTGGTACAACCAGGCCACCGATAAAGCCGAACCTATTCGCACCTTAATTCAAAAATTTGAAAGTTCCGGTACCGCCAACGTAAAAGCGGCGGGCCACGAAGAAGACAACAGCCAGTTCAGCGCCGCAGAATGGCATCACTCCAGCGAAAAAGAACAACAAGCTATTTTATTAAAGTACCGTTTGGCATTTTTGTCCGATGCTACCGTAAACTGGTGCCCGGCTCTGGGAACCGTACTCGCCAACGATGAAGTAAAAGACGGGGTTTCGGAACGGGGTGGGTATCCGGTCATTCGCCAGAAGATGAAGCAATGGAGTTTACGCATTTCCGCCTACGCCGAGCGTTTATTAAACGACCTCGAACAAATAGACTGGACCGAACCCATTAAAGAAATGCAGCGCAACTGGATTGGTAAATCCATTGGCGCTGAGTTAAATTTTAAAATTAAAGGTTCGGAGCAACAGCTTAAGGTTTTTACCACCCGCCCGGATACTATTTACGGAGTTTCTTTTCTGGTTATTGCTCCGGAGCACGAATGGGTACCCGAATTAACTTCTCCGGAACAAAAAGAAGCCGTAGAAGAATACGTAAATACGGCTAAAAACCGCTCGGAACGTGACCGCATGAGTGATGTAAAACACATAAGTGGGGTTTTTACCGGTTCTTATGTGATCAATCCTATCAGTGGCGACGAAATCCCTTTATGGATTGCTGATTACGTTTTAGCCGGCTATGGTACCGGGGTGGTTATGGCCGTTCCCGCCAGCGATAGTCGCGATTTTAACTTTGCCAAACATTTTAACCTTCCTATCCTACCCGTAATAGAAGGTTCAACTCCCGATGAAGTATACGAAGCCAAAGAAGGAATTATGATGAATTCCGGCTTCTTAAATGGTTTGCCGGTAAAAGAAGCTATTAAAGCCGCGGTGGCTAAATTTGCAGAATTGGGGGTTGGCCGGGGTAAGGTACAATACCGCATTCACGACGCGGTGTTTGGCCGGCAGCGGTACTGGGGCGAGCCTATTCCGATTTACTATAAAGACGATGTAGCTTACCCTTTGCCGGAAAGTGAATTGCCGTTAATCTTACCCGAAATCGATGCCTTTCTACCAACCGAAACCGGTGAGCCTCCCTTAGGTCGCGCCAAAGATTGGAAATACCAGGCCGAATATCACTACGAGTTGACTACTATGCCCGGCTGGGCCGGTTCCAGTTGGTACTATTTACGGTACATGGCGCCGGATAATGGAAAGCAGTTTGTGAGTTCGGAAGCTGAGAAATACTGGGGTAGTGTTGATCTTTACATCGGTGGTTCGGAGCACGCTACCGGTCACTTATTGTACGCGCGATTCTGGTACAAATTTTTGAAAGACCTGGGTTTGGTATCCAGTGAAGAACCTTTTAAAAAGCTGATTAACCAGGGTATGATCCAGGGTCGGTCCAACTTTGTCTACCGGGTAAGCAATACCCATCAGTTTGTTTCTTATAATTTGCGCCACCAGTACGATGTTACCCCTTTGCACGTCGACGTTAATATTGTAGAAAATGATGTTTTAGACATAGAAGCATTTAAAAAGTGGCGATCTGATTTAGCTGATTCTGAATTTATTTTGGAAAACGGTAAATACATCTGCGGCTGGGAAGTAGAGAAAATGTCGAAGCGGTGGTACAACGTAGTTAATCCGGATGACATCATACATAAAGTAGGAACGGATACTTTGCGGATGTACGAAATGTTTTTAGGGCCTCTCGAGCAATTTAAACCCTGGAATACCAATGGCATTGATGGGGTGCACAAGTTCTTAAAACGTTTCTGGAAGTTATTTTTCGATGCAAATAACCAGTTCTATGTTTCTAACGAGGAGCCAACGGCCACCGAATTAAAAACCTTGCACAAAACCATTAAAAAAGTGGAAGAAGACATTGAACGCTTTTCGTTTAATACTTCGGTAAGCACCTTCATGATTTGCGTAAATGAGTTAACGGCTTTAAAATGTACTAAAAAAGCAATTCTGGAGCCTTTAACCATTGCATTATCGCCCTACGCCCCGCATATTACCGAAGAGCTCTGGCACCTGTTAGGTCATGCGGATAGCATTTCTTACGCCCGTTTCCCGGCTTGGCAGGAAAAGTATCTTACCGAAAGTTCTTTTGAATACCCTATTTCGGTAAACGGCAAAATGCGAGGTAAACTAACTTTCCCAACCGACATGGCGAAAGAGTTAATTGAACAAGAAGTAATTGGTTCTGGATTAATTGATAAATATCTGGAAGGGAAAGCACCCAAAAAAATAATTGTAGTACCTAATAAAATTGTGAATGTGGTAGTGTAAAATGAAAGGTAGTCATAAAAAAAGCGGCTTCGAAGTTACCGGAGTCGCTTTTTTTAGGCTTGCATATAATCTACTAAAAGCAAAAATTTTTTAATCACCAATTACATTAGCCGGTGAACAGTATTTTACAATCCGGTTGAACAGTTCATCCGGATTAAATGGTTTACTCACGTAATCGTTCATACCTACTTGAAAAGCCCGGTCTTGGATGTCCAGCATGGCCGAAGCGGTTAACGCTATGATAGGTATTTTTTGAAATTTTTCATCGGGTAATTGCCGAATAGCTAAGGTGGTATCGTATCCATCTTGTTCCGGCATTTGCAGATCCATTAAGATTAAATCATAATCGTTACTTGTAACCAAATCAAAAGCAATCAATCCATTTTCCGCAATATCGTAATCTATTTCCCATTGATCCAGGAATTGCTTCACCAGAAAAATATTAATTTGATTATCTTCTGCGATTAATAAACGAGTGCCTTTTAGACTACGGGATACCGGAATTTCCAAAGCCGTATTAGCAGAAATTTGGCGGATACTATTATCAAAGGCTAAGTCAAAATAAAAGGTGGTACCTTTATTTATTTGACTTTCTACAAAGATCTCGCTGCCTTGTAATCTTAATAAATGTTTAATAATAGTTAAACCTAAACCAGAGCCACCGTACTCGCGGGTAGTATCGGATTTAGCCTGCGTAAAGCTTTCGAATATAATATCCAACTTATCCGCCTGAATACCAATACCGGTATCGGTGACTCTAAAATTAATAATGGTCTGTGTTTGATTACTTTTAACAACCTCGGCCGAAACTACGACACTTCCTTCTTTAGTAAATTTTACCGCATTACTAATCAAGTTGGTTAATATCTGGCTTAAGCGTACCGGATCACCCTTTATAGCAGCCGGTAGATCCTGATCTAACAACAGCTTTAATCGTAATCCTTTTTCGTCTGCTTTTTGCTGGAAGGCATTGCAAATACTACCGATCAGTTTTTTCGGATT
Proteins encoded in this window:
- a CDS encoding alginate lyase family protein, encoding MGKGTFTPKMISADQIAQDLPAIDNNAEELRNSQASNSTYCDLESETPNEDFYLQTEYEADLDLLLLQVDIDNDPRVPPPVAPGPDNSMGTLLNGQPPLSWSFSSLSTKANLYKAVISGHSNQYFLKKAVERLETIIANGNLLQKTPYGIAPKPATFNYLDENGSTITKPMVATDSPNDYVSLATYWWPDLNSADGLPYIVHDGKPNPEATAIPDHSLLHDICHDIQFLGLAYYFTKKDAYAAQAIALLRAFFLDPITRMNPHLRYAQIIMGANKGNGRCIGFVDAELLPELLNGYQLLQESPALIAAPEVDAGMKEWFRQFWQWLTTHYETVPPKGSAAFYHYQMMKEIKTVKNNIRCAYELQVISYAQFIGENAWAVQEINAILKDSKTELGLISEQILPENGIFKVKDKTGEEKEYPVPAGTMPKEMKRAKPATYCQKNLDLLLRLCVLAENAGVDLWNYTSPGGSSVKKAIEAIWYFNINPQEWPRSENEDLADPKVYRIFRHTIRRASGAWLQDKTLQNNVQTYLQRLDELVGAQSGYSEVAYRKGLDWQLLIHKLGYTF
- a CDS encoding PAS domain-containing hybrid sensor histidine kinase/response regulator, coding for MNILNDRIEEITTLIAEVANGNFDYKMDASDTGDELDAIIAGVNMLGEELKNSTVSRDFMQSIYQGVVDMLLILNTDFTIRNVNAAFEELLGFKEAELRGQPLSIFVNLSDNPSFLRVLDRFKSEGKCLNEELIFTTKAKSKLPASCSFSFLKNNLKTTDGILIIAKDITRQKQTEQELIEAKNKAEAANEAKSQFLSTMSHEIRTPMNAVIGFTHLLLNNEPRADQEEYLKVLRFSADNLLTLINDILDFSKIEAGKIEFEKIDFNPKKLIGSICNAFQQKADEKGLRLKLLLDQDLPAAIKGDPVRLSQILTNLISNAVKFTKEGSVVVSAEVVKSNQTQTIINFRVTDTGIGIQADKLDIIFESFTQAKSDTTREYGGSGLGLTIIKHLLRLQGSEIFVESQINKGTTFYFDLAFDNSIRQISANTALEIPVSRSLKGTRLLIAEDNQINIFLVKQFLDQWEIDYDIAENGLIAFDLVTSNDYDLILMDLQMPEQDGYDTTLAIRQLPDEKFQKIPIIALTASAMLDIQDRAFQVGMNDYVSKPFNPDELFNRIVKYCSPANVIGD
- the leuS gene encoding leucine--tRNA ligase, translating into MSEYNFNQIEKKWQQYWKQHQTFKVTIDANRPKYYVLDMFPYPSGAGLHVGHPLGYIASDIVTRYKRIKGFNVLHPMGFDAFGLPAEQYAIQTGQHPAVTTEQNINRYKEQLANLGFSFDWSREVRTSDPQYYKWTQWIFLKLFDSWYNQATDKAEPIRTLIQKFESSGTANVKAAGHEEDNSQFSAAEWHHSSEKEQQAILLKYRLAFLSDATVNWCPALGTVLANDEVKDGVSERGGYPVIRQKMKQWSLRISAYAERLLNDLEQIDWTEPIKEMQRNWIGKSIGAELNFKIKGSEQQLKVFTTRPDTIYGVSFLVIAPEHEWVPELTSPEQKEAVEEYVNTAKNRSERDRMSDVKHISGVFTGSYVINPISGDEIPLWIADYVLAGYGTGVVMAVPASDSRDFNFAKHFNLPILPVIEGSTPDEVYEAKEGIMMNSGFLNGLPVKEAIKAAVAKFAELGVGRGKVQYRIHDAVFGRQRYWGEPIPIYYKDDVAYPLPESELPLILPEIDAFLPTETGEPPLGRAKDWKYQAEYHYELTTMPGWAGSSWYYLRYMAPDNGKQFVSSEAEKYWGSVDLYIGGSEHATGHLLYARFWYKFLKDLGLVSSEEPFKKLINQGMIQGRSNFVYRVSNTHQFVSYNLRHQYDVTPLHVDVNIVENDVLDIEAFKKWRSDLADSEFILENGKYICGWEVEKMSKRWYNVVNPDDIIHKVGTDTLRMYEMFLGPLEQFKPWNTNGIDGVHKFLKRFWKLFFDANNQFYVSNEEPTATELKTLHKTIKKVEEDIERFSFNTSVSTFMICVNELTALKCTKKAILEPLTIALSPYAPHITEELWHLLGHADSISYARFPAWQEKYLTESSFEYPISVNGKMRGKLTFPTDMAKELIEQEVIGSGLIDKYLEGKAPKKIIVVPNKIVNVVV